One Manihot esculenta cultivar AM560-2 chromosome 6, M.esculenta_v8, whole genome shotgun sequence DNA segment encodes these proteins:
- the LOC110616756 gene encoding uncharacterized protein LOC110616756 isoform X2, with the protein MGTIIDSHFLAPTAILTVGYQLIFFIVTALLKIDKVTDFAGSTNFLILAVLTLVLKGTWHFRQVVLSLLVVTWGLRLGFFLLMRILQWGEDRRLDKMRGNLGRLAIFWIFQAEDIIGWIMWSVGVSIEAAADQQKLKFKNSAENIGKWCTVGLWKCSRHPNYFGEILLWWGIFVASTPVLKGAEWLVIFGPLFLTLLLFFVSGIPLLEKSADKKFGNMAAYREYKRTTSPLIPLPTVVYGNLPSWLKTTFLFEFPLYSRSPVP; encoded by the exons ATGGGAACAATCATCGACTCCCATTTTCTAGCACCCACTGCCATCCTCACT GTTGGGTATCAGTTGATATTCTTTATAGTCACTGCTCTTCTAAAGATTGATAAAGTCACCGATTTTGCTG GAAGCACCAATTTTCTTATCCTTGCTGTGTTGACTTTGGTTTTGAAAGGGACATGGCATTTCAGGCAG GTAGTTTTGAGTTTACTCGTTGTAACATGGGGTCTTCGCTTGGGATTTTTCCTATTAATGAG GATACTGCAGTGGGGAGAGGATAGACGCCTTGATAAAATGCGTGGCAATTTGGGGAGATTAGCAATTTTCTGGATATTTCAG GCTGAGGATATAATTGGGTGGATTATGTGGTCTGTGGGAGTTTCAATTGAAGCTGCTGCTGATCAacaaaaattgaaattcaaGAACTCTGCAGAAAATATAGGAAAATGGTGCACTGTTGGACTTTGGAAATGCTCTCGGCACCCCAATTATTTTGGCGAG ATTTTACTCTGGTGGGGAATTTTTGTGGCTTCTACACCTGTTCTCAAAGGTGCTGAGTGGCTCGTAATTTTTGGGCCACTCTTTTTGACGCTGTTGCTTTTCTTTGTCAGTGGCATACCATTGCTTGAG AAATCTGCTGACAAGAAATTTGGCAATATGGCTGCATATAGGGAGTATAAGAGGACAACTAG CCCTCTCATTCCTCTGCCTACTGTAGTATATGGGAACTTGCCATCATGGTTGAAAACAACTTTCCTTTTCGAGTTCCCTCTCTACAGTCGCAGTCCTGTTCCGTAG
- the LOC110617021 gene encoding ras-related protein RABA6a, with translation MGIMGDSYDEECDYLFKAVLIGDSAVGKSNLLSRFAKDEFRLDSKPTIGVEFAYRNIRVADKLIKAQVWDTAGQERFRAITSSYYRGALGALLVYDITRRATFENVGKWLKELREFGNSDIVVILVGNKSDLVNSRQVGEEEGKKLAEKQGLCFMETSALENKNVEEAFLEMINKIHGITSQKILQAKKIENIININLPIGKEIVNIDEVTATKKSSCCI, from the exons atGGGAATCATGGGAGATTCATATGATGAAGAGTGTGATTATCTGTTTAAAGCAGTTCTAATTGGGGATTCAGCAGTTGGGAAATCAAATCTTCTGTCAAGATTTGCAAAAGATGAATTTAGATTAGATTCAAAACCAACTATTGgggttgaatttgcttatagaAATATAAGAGTTGCTGATAAGCTCATCAAAGCTCAAGTTTGGGATACTGCTGGCCAAGAAAG GTTTAGAGCAATAACAAGTTCATATTATAGAGGAGCATTAGGAGCATTATTAGTATATGACATAACAAGAAGAGCAACCTTTGAAAATGTTGGGAAATGGCTAAAAGAGCTAAGAGAATTTGGGAATTCAGACATAGTGGTTATTCTTGTTGGGAACAAATCTGATTTGGTTAATTCAAGACAAGTTGGTGAAGAAGAAGGTAAAAAACTTGCAGAAAAACAAGGTTTATGTTTCATGGAAACATCAGCATTGGAGAACAAGAATGTTGAAGAAGCATTCTTAGAAATGATCAATAAAATCCATGGAATTACAAGCCAGAAAATCTTACAAGCtaagaaaattgaaaatattattaatattaatcttcCTATTGGAAAAGAAATTGTCAATATTGATGAAGTAACTGCCACTAAAAAATCAAGCTGTTGTATATag
- the LOC110616756 gene encoding uncharacterized protein LOC110616756 isoform X1 — MGTIIDSHFLAPTAILTVGYQLIFFIVTALLKIDKVTDFAGSTNFLILAVLTLVLKGTWHFRQVVLSLLVVTWGLRLGFFLLMRILQWGEDRRLDKMRGNLGRLAIFWIFQAAWVWTVSLPVTVVNASDRNPSLQAEDIIGWIMWSVGVSIEAAADQQKLKFKNSAENIGKWCTVGLWKCSRHPNYFGEILLWWGIFVASTPVLKGAEWLVIFGPLFLTLLLFFVSGIPLLEKSADKKFGNMAAYREYKRTTSPLIPLPTVVYGNLPSWLKTTFLFEFPLYSRSPVP; from the exons ATGGGAACAATCATCGACTCCCATTTTCTAGCACCCACTGCCATCCTCACT GTTGGGTATCAGTTGATATTCTTTATAGTCACTGCTCTTCTAAAGATTGATAAAGTCACCGATTTTGCTG GAAGCACCAATTTTCTTATCCTTGCTGTGTTGACTTTGGTTTTGAAAGGGACATGGCATTTCAGGCAG GTAGTTTTGAGTTTACTCGTTGTAACATGGGGTCTTCGCTTGGGATTTTTCCTATTAATGAG GATACTGCAGTGGGGAGAGGATAGACGCCTTGATAAAATGCGTGGCAATTTGGGGAGATTAGCAATTTTCTGGATATTTCAG GCGGCCTGGGTTTGGACAGTAAGTTTACCTGTAACAGTGGTTAATGCAAGTGACAGAAATCCATCTCTTCAGGCTGAGGATATAATTGGGTGGATTATGTGGTCTGTGGGAGTTTCAATTGAAGCTGCTGCTGATCAacaaaaattgaaattcaaGAACTCTGCAGAAAATATAGGAAAATGGTGCACTGTTGGACTTTGGAAATGCTCTCGGCACCCCAATTATTTTGGCGAG ATTTTACTCTGGTGGGGAATTTTTGTGGCTTCTACACCTGTTCTCAAAGGTGCTGAGTGGCTCGTAATTTTTGGGCCACTCTTTTTGACGCTGTTGCTTTTCTTTGTCAGTGGCATACCATTGCTTGAG AAATCTGCTGACAAGAAATTTGGCAATATGGCTGCATATAGGGAGTATAAGAGGACAACTAG CCCTCTCATTCCTCTGCCTACTGTAGTATATGGGAACTTGCCATCATGGTTGAAAACAACTTTCCTTTTCGAGTTCCCTCTCTACAGTCGCAGTCCTGTTCCGTAG